From the genome of Mesorhizobium japonicum MAFF 303099, one region includes:
- a CDS encoding S9 family peptidase has product MTKTSRFPIVSPPTPQKRPVYETHHGITRTDEYAWLRADNWQEMFRDPSLLDAGIRAELEAENAYQSKLMADTSDLRKQLFKEMKGRIKEDDSSVPMKDGPYAYGSSFKLGGEQPRYFRLPREGGTEQILLDGDLEAEGKAYFRLGGVDHSADHRKLLWAFDDKGSEFYTLRVRDLADGKELADQIPATGGSGVWDAGNDGFFYTRLDPNHRPSKVLFHALGQDPGTDRLIYEETDPGFFMNVDGTRDNQWIMIGINDHETSEYRLLSASDPFAEPKVVSARETGLQYELEEGGDVFFILTNADGAKDFKIMTAPASDPVRANWRELVPHEPGRLILSVIGFKDHMVRLERKEGLPRIVVRDRITGEEHLLSLDEEAFSLGLSGSYEYDTEIMRFSYSSMTTPAQVFDYNMRTRERALLKTQEVPSGHDADHYVTRRLMAPAADGELVPISLLHHRDTPLDGSAPCLLYGYGSYGITVPAAFNTNCLSLVDRGFVYAIAHVRGGKDKGYGWYDDGKRAHKMNTFTDFIACARHLVAERYSAHDRIVAQGGSAGGMLMGAIANMAPDCFGGIVAEVPFVDVLTTMLDATLPLTPPEWPEWGNPIASADDYRTIAAYSPYDNVAALDYPPILALAGLTDPRVTYWEPAKWVARLRDRKSGDNPVLFKINMDSGHAGASGRFSRLEEIAYTYSFALKVTGKAQLIEETLR; this is encoded by the coding sequence ATGACCAAGACTTCCCGATTTCCGATCGTCAGCCCGCCGACACCGCAGAAGCGGCCGGTTTACGAGACGCATCACGGCATCACGCGAACCGACGAATATGCCTGGCTGCGGGCCGACAACTGGCAAGAGATGTTTCGGGACCCCTCCCTGCTCGATGCAGGGATCCGCGCCGAACTCGAAGCCGAGAATGCCTACCAGTCGAAGCTGATGGCCGATACTTCAGACCTGCGGAAGCAGCTTTTCAAGGAGATGAAGGGCCGCATCAAGGAAGACGATTCTTCCGTTCCGATGAAGGACGGGCCCTATGCCTATGGGTCTTCCTTCAAGCTTGGCGGCGAGCAGCCGCGCTATTTCCGCTTGCCGCGCGAGGGCGGAACCGAGCAGATCCTGCTCGACGGCGACCTCGAGGCGGAAGGCAAGGCCTATTTCCGGCTCGGCGGTGTCGACCATTCGGCCGATCACCGCAAGCTGTTGTGGGCATTCGACGACAAGGGTTCCGAGTTCTACACGTTGCGCGTGCGCGACCTTGCCGATGGCAAGGAACTGGCGGACCAGATTCCCGCGACAGGCGGGTCGGGCGTTTGGGACGCAGGCAATGACGGTTTCTTCTACACCCGCCTCGATCCCAACCACCGCCCGTCCAAGGTGCTGTTCCACGCGCTTGGACAAGACCCTGGAACCGACCGCCTGATCTATGAGGAAACCGATCCCGGCTTCTTCATGAATGTCGACGGCACCCGCGACAACCAATGGATCATGATCGGCATCAACGATCACGAGACTTCGGAATATCGCCTGTTGAGCGCCAGCGATCCGTTTGCCGAACCCAAGGTTGTTTCGGCGCGCGAGACCGGCCTTCAGTATGAGCTGGAGGAAGGCGGCGACGTCTTCTTCATCCTGACCAATGCGGACGGCGCCAAGGACTTCAAGATCATGACGGCGCCGGCAAGCGATCCGGTCCGCGCCAACTGGCGGGAGCTGGTACCGCACGAGCCGGGCCGGCTGATCCTGTCGGTGATCGGCTTCAAGGACCATATGGTCCGGCTCGAGCGCAAGGAGGGCCTGCCGCGCATCGTCGTGCGCGACCGTATCACTGGCGAAGAGCATCTCCTGTCTCTCGATGAGGAGGCTTTCTCGCTCGGCCTGTCTGGTTCCTATGAATACGACACCGAGATCATGCGCTTTTCCTATTCGTCGATGACGACGCCGGCGCAGGTGTTCGACTACAATATGCGCACCCGCGAACGTGCGCTGCTCAAGACCCAGGAGGTGCCATCCGGCCACGATGCGGACCATTATGTCACCAGGCGGCTGATGGCGCCGGCCGCCGATGGCGAGCTGGTGCCGATCTCGCTTCTGCACCATCGAGACACGCCGCTCGACGGATCAGCCCCTTGCCTGCTCTACGGCTACGGCTCCTACGGCATCACAGTGCCGGCGGCCTTCAACACCAACTGCCTGTCTCTGGTCGACCGCGGCTTCGTCTACGCCATCGCCCATGTCCGCGGCGGCAAGGACAAGGGCTATGGCTGGTACGATGACGGCAAGCGGGCGCACAAGATGAACACGTTTACGGATTTCATCGCCTGTGCGCGCCATCTCGTTGCCGAGCGCTATAGCGCGCATGACCGCATAGTCGCGCAAGGCGGCTCGGCCGGCGGCATGCTGATGGGCGCCATCGCCAACATGGCGCCCGACTGTTTTGGCGGCATCGTCGCCGAGGTTCCCTTCGTCGACGTGCTCACCACCATGCTCGACGCGACCTTGCCGCTGACGCCGCCGGAATGGCCGGAATGGGGCAATCCGATCGCGTCCGCCGATGACTACCGCACCATCGCCGCCTACTCGCCTTACGACAATGTCGCGGCCCTCGACTATCCGCCGATCCTGGCGCTCGCCGGCCTCACCGATCCGCGCGTCACCTATTGGGAACCGGCCAAATGGGTGGCGCGGCTGCGCGACCGCAAGAGCGGCGACAATCCGGTGCTGTTCAAGATCAACATGGATTCCGGTCATGCCGGGGCCTCCGGCCGGTTTTCAAGGCTGGAGGAGATCGCCTATACCTATTCCTTCGCGCTGAAGGTTACAGGCAAGGCGCAGCTTATCGAGGAGACCCTCCGATGA